A genomic window from Fibrobacterota bacterium includes:
- a CDS encoding peptidoglycan-binding protein, which produces MNRPNPFGPHHRRDDREPMLMDISTAKPSNDVNWEAIIAKTQRGKMDPSQKAYDTSKYLGQVREEDPWPEAAQAKSFPMILSNCRIREVAPVDLSGTVTVLCDVESAGPIAEADRTLKLELRVIYRESTKDSDEPFGQPEFVTLQPVAFQTVQATFSVDGLADSRMDPGTELFLHAQAIHPQKKLTARAKPVATIAGPTRASRLRLSGRLFDHDKCFLLPGALPALRKIIVQHQKRPTGPLVIVSHPGPDAPDSALALARAKALASILTNRWDEWLPWFAPEKPAASGWGWREAQVILKHLKVYEGQCSGVEDDPSHQSLKAFQKSVTEKGEVSLSVSGKLDSATRKELLRAYFGQEKTTLAKALVPQVCVCEGAAPKPPESKDVLAEAHLKILFFEPRLDPKPRGERVRRGEKIYSTWLDRVDSTEDFEVHGLHIQVVDDDDAGIAGAKVLLEGPERIETKTDDHGWITVDGLSRGTYTVRVTSDVADEDEDVVCELDVVVPTPRAVDHEVKTPTPVADAPEPAPLAASLAEPSHMVPTAAPTAAPSASVAPAPASVPAATLAEAPVEAAPPKPKGIDIPLFESHFHDNHHMPNLVDDDFLEVLAGLADYHKKNGSCPLELHPEIGEDNRELNAKRLAVAECILHGDEAAWKEFTKDATTRDVQTFLKYFASKGWYCDPGKVDGVEGPKTRMAISKFQYSHNEVASNYLQVDGKCGPKTWNAILHTLARIIQPR; this is translated from the coding sequence ATGAACCGCCCGAACCCGTTCGGACCGCACCACCGCCGCGACGACCGCGAGCCCATGTTGATGGACATCTCCACCGCCAAGCCATCCAACGACGTCAACTGGGAGGCCATCATCGCCAAGACCCAGCGCGGCAAGATGGACCCCAGCCAAAAAGCGTACGACACTTCCAAGTATTTGGGTCAGGTTCGCGAAGAGGACCCCTGGCCGGAAGCTGCGCAAGCCAAGAGTTTCCCGATGATCTTGTCCAACTGCCGCATTCGCGAAGTGGCGCCGGTGGACCTGTCCGGGACCGTGACGGTGCTGTGCGATGTGGAATCCGCTGGACCCATTGCCGAAGCCGACCGCACCCTGAAGCTGGAACTGCGCGTGATCTACCGCGAATCCACCAAGGATTCGGACGAGCCCTTTGGACAGCCAGAATTTGTCACCTTGCAGCCCGTCGCTTTCCAGACCGTGCAGGCCACCTTTTCCGTGGATGGCCTGGCCGATTCCCGAATGGATCCAGGCACCGAGCTGTTCCTGCATGCGCAGGCGATCCACCCTCAAAAGAAGCTCACCGCCCGCGCCAAGCCAGTGGCCACCATCGCGGGCCCCACGCGTGCTTCACGGCTTCGCCTTTCCGGCAGGCTGTTCGATCACGACAAATGCTTCCTGCTTCCCGGTGCACTGCCCGCCTTGCGCAAGATCATCGTGCAGCACCAGAAGCGCCCCACCGGCCCCCTCGTGATCGTGTCCCATCCGGGGCCCGATGCTCCCGACTCAGCACTTGCCTTGGCCCGCGCGAAGGCACTCGCCTCCATCCTCACCAACCGTTGGGACGAATGGCTTCCTTGGTTCGCTCCGGAAAAGCCCGCCGCATCTGGCTGGGGATGGCGCGAAGCCCAAGTAATCTTGAAACACCTCAAGGTCTATGAAGGCCAGTGCAGCGGCGTGGAAGACGACCCCTCACACCAGTCTCTAAAAGCATTCCAAAAGTCGGTGACCGAGAAGGGTGAAGTCTCCTTGTCAGTTTCTGGCAAGTTGGATTCCGCCACCCGCAAGGAGTTGTTGCGCGCCTACTTCGGCCAAGAGAAAACTACGCTGGCCAAAGCCCTGGTGCCGCAGGTGTGCGTGTGCGAAGGCGCCGCCCCAAAGCCGCCGGAGAGCAAAGACGTGTTGGCGGAAGCTCATCTGAAGATCTTGTTCTTCGAGCCACGACTCGACCCCAAGCCTCGTGGCGAGCGGGTACGGCGGGGAGAGAAAATCTACAGCACCTGGTTGGACCGCGTGGATTCCACCGAAGACTTCGAGGTCCATGGCCTGCACATCCAGGTGGTGGACGACGACGATGCAGGGATCGCAGGGGCCAAGGTGCTGCTGGAAGGCCCCGAGCGGATCGAGACAAAAACCGACGATCACGGCTGGATCACGGTCGATGGTCTGTCGCGCGGCACCTACACGGTGCGCGTCACCAGCGACGTGGCCGACGAAGACGAGGATGTGGTCTGCGAGTTGGATGTGGTGGTGCCCACGCCCCGCGCGGTGGACCACGAGGTGAAGACTCCGACGCCTGTTGCCGACGCCCCGGAACCTGCGCCCCTGGCCGCCTCGTTGGCGGAGCCCTCCCACATGGTTCCGACTGCGGCGCCAACTGCTGCACCCTCCGCTTCCGTTGCTCCTGCTCCGGCAAGCGTCCCAGCGGCGACACTAGCGGAAGCCCCAGTCGAGGCGGCTCCGCCCAAACCCAAGGGCATCGACATCCCCCTCTTCGAGAGCCATTTCCACGACAACCACCATATGCCAAATCTTGTCGACGACGACTTCTTGGAAGTCTTGGCGGGCCTGGCCGACTACCACAAGAAGAACGGCTCCTGCCCTTTGGAGCTGCACCCGGAAATCGGCGAGGACAATCGCGAGCTGAACGCCAAGCGCCTAGCCGTGGCCGAGTGCATCTTACACGGCGACGAAGCCGCCTGGAAGGAATTCACCAAGGACGCCACCACCCGCGACGTCCAGACCTTCCTCAAATACTTCGCAAGCAAGGGTTGGTACTGCGACCCCGGCAAGGTGGACGGAGTGGAGGGACCGAAGACGCGGATGGCGATCTCGAAATTCCAATACAGTCACAACGAGGTGGCGTCCAACTACCTTCAAGTCGATGGGAAATGCGGCCCCAAGACTTGGAATGCCATCCTCCACACTCTTGCTCGCATTATCCAACCCCGATAG
- a CDS encoding chitobiase/beta-hexosaminidase C-terminal domain-containing protein — translation MSTRFWPKAWRAAVPLAALASILSCQNTTIVEEEASATAGDHYVHFRVADSSTIPDSLWYKSPMDSGGHSFMVEGADLTVRFWPFLNQLGDKDTLAIHTYRLGLHLGITITKSAGYMDLLGVRTVRSGADSLVVGLLHSYDSLRKAVPESFKDTSASGKKAAFQQVVAELVFRGHPGTAAYARLAPVGLDTAKVNRQILTLAAQSGLTLGEVVRRWNFAMDYSTARKALAALSEDTSSLNPFRLEAALRLDTLRLGESPVGLVGKVSGKKGIATVKFSIENDSGDRTDRFVLADAPDPKNHPGMLDLASHPTFQPRQGTALGKYTLRVEVRDSLSNAQNYSTNFVVAPALDHSGPALTVLAPTGSVVRDFNDSMLTVKVEAKDASGVQWVKIGGNEAKKDSVGNWWFDLVVPVSATSQNIAIQAKDAAGNTSDAQIQIRRNEAPKPTAPRLTLIAPANNTMVSFDSTGVWVEWKAQTDFGKIEGVTIDGKAAKQEGGVWRLWVELPPDGKLVNLPVRAQSSVPLSVTEFVAVGRRVDSAGPAVRWDSPSQGHRVAYDIKTLDVRVSVADPSGLDSVRIDGKKPDTAGGFWKTTVDLGNPGELTRIHVKAWDHLKNETDSVLLVSRDPIPGQLPPRYRWVNPDKSSGTIIPFAETSYLVQCVLTDISGVESSSVLINGVLATPVNDSLWERRVDLPPDGKAQTITLEAKNKRGVSISGFVSVARAADAEKPTFTRWTATKDLSVLFDTTSVEVGWTAKDNDRIAKAWIQDSLVTADATGYHLRVGLAVATQWIKFRAMDPAGNEVRDSVSVERRTDTVKAVALSDTNGKLRSGAFWVKLSCATPGATIRYTLDGSEPKATSAIFADSIKIDTTITLKARGFAAGRVDGPVVVQGYQMAVPMKLFSGMYHTLVIMSDSSLWGYGLNNCNAIGGSSGCVSSPMAQAVPRKLAEGVVEAGTSNTQSYWVKTDGTLWAIGTNTLGSLGVGVLGPILDPTIVTRGVAKVRSFERSVTSVSLLVLKTDGSLWGAGSNSSGQIGLGALGSTSQLVKIADSVSDMGGGASFGYFTKWNGTFWMMGVFDSIGLNSKNPVKILDSISLIPSGSFKSLIVRHMSGKYLGCGENAYGQLGLGSTDPVRGWKEIQPLFGKEVSSIKMTSSHSIFLTKNGDAFGVGSNEDGEIMGNISENRYLSLTLAQKEVIAIGAGEYYSSFLRKDGTLLSVGANKNGQLGGGVVSRDPQVVQVRF, via the coding sequence ATGTCCACCCGTTTCTGGCCCAAGGCCTGGCGCGCCGCCGTTCCCCTGGCGGCCCTGGCCAGCATCCTTTCCTGTCAAAACACCACGATTGTGGAAGAGGAGGCTTCCGCCACGGCAGGCGACCATTATGTGCATTTCCGAGTGGCGGATAGCTCCACCATCCCGGACAGCCTGTGGTACAAGTCTCCGATGGATTCTGGCGGGCACTCCTTCATGGTCGAAGGCGCCGACCTTACGGTCAGGTTCTGGCCCTTCCTCAATCAGTTGGGCGACAAGGACACCCTCGCCATCCACACCTATCGGCTGGGATTGCATCTGGGAATCACGATCACCAAGTCTGCCGGCTACATGGACCTGCTCGGTGTGCGTACGGTGCGCTCTGGCGCCGATTCGCTGGTGGTGGGTTTGCTGCACAGCTACGACAGCCTTCGCAAGGCCGTCCCGGAGTCATTCAAAGACACCTCGGCTTCTGGCAAAAAGGCTGCGTTCCAGCAGGTCGTGGCGGAGCTGGTCTTCCGTGGACATCCCGGCACGGCTGCCTACGCGCGCTTGGCGCCGGTCGGGTTGGATACCGCCAAAGTGAATCGTCAGATTCTGACGTTGGCGGCCCAATCCGGTCTGACGTTGGGCGAGGTGGTGCGTCGCTGGAACTTCGCGATGGACTACTCCACGGCTCGCAAGGCGTTGGCGGCCCTGAGCGAGGATACGTCCAGCCTCAATCCATTCCGGCTGGAAGCCGCCTTGCGCCTGGACACTCTCCGTTTGGGTGAGTCTCCGGTAGGGTTGGTGGGCAAGGTGTCCGGCAAGAAGGGCATTGCCACCGTGAAGTTCTCCATCGAAAACGATTCGGGCGACCGGACCGATCGATTTGTCCTGGCCGATGCACCAGACCCAAAAAACCACCCAGGAATGCTGGATTTGGCGAGCCATCCCACCTTCCAGCCGCGACAAGGCACCGCTCTGGGCAAGTACACCTTGCGTGTGGAGGTGCGGGACAGCCTTTCCAATGCCCAGAACTACTCCACCAACTTCGTGGTGGCCCCTGCGTTGGATCACAGCGGGCCCGCTCTGACGGTACTGGCTCCCACGGGTTCTGTGGTGCGCGACTTCAATGATTCGATGCTCACCGTGAAGGTGGAAGCCAAGGATGCTTCCGGCGTGCAATGGGTGAAGATTGGCGGCAACGAGGCGAAGAAGGACTCTGTCGGAAATTGGTGGTTTGATCTGGTTGTGCCCGTCAGTGCGACCAGCCAAAACATCGCGATCCAAGCCAAGGACGCGGCGGGAAACACGAGCGACGCCCAGATCCAGATCCGTCGCAACGAGGCCCCCAAGCCCACAGCGCCCCGGTTGACTCTGATCGCGCCTGCCAACAACACGATGGTCTCGTTTGATTCCACCGGCGTGTGGGTGGAGTGGAAGGCCCAAACGGATTTTGGCAAGATCGAAGGAGTGACCATCGACGGCAAGGCCGCCAAGCAGGAGGGCGGCGTGTGGCGACTGTGGGTGGAGTTGCCGCCCGACGGCAAGCTGGTGAACCTGCCAGTGCGGGCTCAAAGCTCGGTTCCGTTGAGCGTGACGGAATTTGTTGCGGTGGGCCGCCGGGTGGACAGCGCGGGTCCTGCGGTGCGATGGGATTCTCCCAGCCAAGGGCATCGCGTGGCCTACGACATCAAGACGTTGGACGTGCGCGTTTCCGTGGCGGATCCGTCGGGACTGGACTCCGTACGCATCGATGGCAAGAAGCCGGATACGGCTGGTGGATTCTGGAAGACCACGGTGGATCTGGGTAATCCCGGCGAACTCACGCGCATCCACGTCAAAGCATGGGATCATTTGAAGAACGAGACGGATTCTGTCTTGCTGGTGTCGCGCGACCCGATTCCCGGCCAGTTGCCTCCCCGGTACCGCTGGGTGAATCCGGACAAATCCTCCGGGACGATCATCCCGTTTGCCGAGACCAGCTATTTGGTCCAGTGTGTTCTCACGGACATTTCCGGCGTGGAAAGTTCCAGCGTGCTGATCAATGGCGTGTTGGCGACACCGGTCAATGATTCCCTGTGGGAGCGCAGGGTGGATCTGCCGCCGGACGGCAAAGCCCAGACCATCACCTTGGAGGCCAAGAACAAGCGGGGCGTCTCGATCTCCGGATTCGTTTCGGTGGCCCGTGCGGCGGATGCGGAAAAGCCGACCTTCACCCGTTGGACCGCTACCAAGGATCTGAGCGTGTTGTTTGATACCACCTCGGTGGAAGTGGGGTGGACCGCCAAGGACAACGACCGCATCGCGAAAGCCTGGATCCAGGACTCCCTGGTGACTGCGGATGCCACGGGCTACCACCTGCGGGTGGGGCTGGCCGTGGCCACGCAGTGGATCAAGTTCCGGGCGATGGACCCGGCAGGCAACGAGGTGCGCGACAGCGTGAGCGTCGAGCGCCGGACAGATACCGTCAAGGCTGTGGCCTTGTCCGATACCAACGGCAAGCTGCGCTCGGGCGCCTTCTGGGTGAAGCTCAGCTGCGCTACGCCGGGGGCCACCATCCGCTACACCTTGGATGGTTCGGAGCCCAAGGCGACCTCCGCGATCTTCGCCGACAGCATCAAGATCGACACGACCATCACGCTGAAGGCGCGGGGATTCGCGGCGGGGCGTGTGGATGGGCCGGTGGTGGTACAGGGGTATCAGATGGCGGTGCCAATGAAGCTTTTTTCTGGTATGTATCACACGTTGGTGATCATGAGCGATTCGAGTCTTTGGGGATACGGGCTGAATAATTGCAATGCGATTGGCGGATCCTCTGGTTGCGTTTCCTCGCCAATGGCTCAGGCAGTGCCTCGAAAATTGGCAGAAGGAGTTGTTGAAGCTGGAACCTCGAACACCCAGTCATATTGGGTGAAAACAGACGGGACTCTTTGGGCAATCGGAACGAATACTTTAGGAAGCCTCGGCGTTGGAGTATTAGGGCCAATTCTGGATCCGACCATCGTAACCCGCGGGGTTGCAAAGGTTCGGTCTTTCGAACGCTCAGTTACAAGCGTCAGCTTACTGGTTTTAAAAACAGACGGCAGTCTTTGGGGGGCTGGATCGAATAGCTCTGGTCAGATTGGGCTGGGCGCACTTGGCTCAACGAGCCAGCTGGTCAAAATTGCCGATAGTGTCAGTGACATGGGAGGGGGAGCTTCCTTCGGTTATTTTACAAAATGGAATGGCACTTTTTGGATGATGGGGGTCTTTGATTCCATCGGTCTGAATTCGAAAAATCCAGTAAAGATTCTGGACTCCATTTCACTAATTCCAAGCGGATCGTTTAAGTCACTAATTGTCAGGCACATGAGCGGTAAATATTTGGGCTGTGGAGAGAATGCATACGGACAGTTGGGCTTGGGATCGACTGACCCTGTTCGTGGATGGAAGGAAATTCAACCATTGTTCGGCAAGGAAGTGTCCTCCATAAAAATGACAAGCTCTCACTCCATCTTCCTGACAAAAAACGGGGACGCATTCGGCGTCGGCTCCAATGAGGATGGCGAGATCATGGGCAACATTTCCGAGAACAGATATCTATCCCTGACTCTTGCTCAGAAAGAGGTGATTGCTATTGGTGCTGGTGAGTATTACTCGTCGTTCTTGCGGAAAGATGGAACTCTTCTGAGTGTAGGAGCAAACAAGAATGGTCAATTGGGTGGAGGGGTGGTTTCTCGTGATCCGCAGGTCGTTCAGGTAAGGTTTTAA
- a CDS encoding fused MFS/spermidine synthase yields the protein MLLKRLPLQFLILFILSGIAGLVHETVWARYLGIILGHSAYGQILTLMVYMGGIGLGSALAGRFVHRIKNPLNAYVLVELGIGIGGFVFHHEFLALRSLLLDSGILVGTSETTATLASVAVGVTLTLPFALMIGMTYPLATAYFIRLQKDGGEDSIARLYFGNSLGAAFGAILNSYFLIPHLGTAGALIVAGGINTGVAGLAWLAHNRSKRDIPAATPAPEPAKAAKQESNPPSPSRVPWLLLASALVTGLSSFFYEIGWIRYLALLLGSSTHAFDLMVSAFILGLAGGAWTVHRNPSWNLTKTLIVAQICMAGAAVIGVVAYEPIFRAANELNGLFVRSAGEYPLYTATRYLFCLLVMLPASWFAGMTLPLICRLLLASGHDESTTGKVYAWNTLGAIVGAAIGGLVLMPMVGLFRLVGVGAAIDLALALLLLYKLIPQRSRVLTSLACVSFGLVLWSLVIEPKNHIVASGLFRSYAKFRAPEADSMIHGRTASIRILRHKNLVVLSTNGKSDASLYLSSRDSGLSDAMTQLMGGWIGRAYSTDKFRAAMIGMGSGQTANTVLQDSRCTSLDLIEIEPAVYELSRWFMPANRLVYEDPRIKVHFQDARIFFARQQSPYDLVISVPSNPWVSGVSSLFTDEFYSEMKNKLAKSGVFVQWFHIYGTNDKVALSVLKTVRKNFEHVMVVSLPNPVDFYIVASPSPFTSKPKLTGVIDSVYLESNFMSRGDFGGGLETIHSEAIDLATASAPINSEFQPFVDNEAERAFFLHEQSVFLSQIDAGSISIDAVSRSQIPLDIFASRGRRSLLARSIDLEPKFKELDLLLSKRDSVNREEKAEIFLKFRTEVPAWTWAIPQIKVASEAFQRSLDSTRDSSAEASLFRWWSYTNQLKHDSGALHFYRALGGLPSSLTLENIRDIYAYLIISDDFQKARIIRESLLKQNPKIEERIDFAILGRLLTKRAGAQTIISPAK from the coding sequence ATGCTGCTGAAACGCCTACCCCTCCAATTTCTGATCCTGTTCATACTCTCCGGCATCGCGGGGCTGGTCCACGAAACCGTTTGGGCGCGGTATCTGGGGATCATCCTGGGGCATTCCGCCTATGGTCAGATTCTGACACTCATGGTGTACATGGGTGGAATCGGCCTGGGAAGCGCCTTGGCGGGACGGTTTGTCCATCGGATCAAGAATCCGCTGAACGCCTACGTGCTGGTGGAATTGGGCATCGGCATCGGGGGCTTCGTGTTCCACCACGAATTCCTGGCCCTGCGCAGCCTGCTCTTGGATTCAGGCATCCTGGTGGGAACGTCGGAAACCACCGCGACCCTCGCTTCCGTGGCCGTGGGTGTGACGCTCACGCTCCCCTTTGCGCTCATGATTGGCATGACCTACCCCTTGGCCACCGCCTACTTTATCCGCTTGCAAAAAGACGGGGGCGAGGACTCCATCGCCCGCCTGTATTTTGGGAACTCCCTGGGCGCAGCCTTTGGTGCAATCCTCAACTCGTACTTCTTGATCCCCCACCTGGGCACCGCAGGCGCCCTGATCGTAGCCGGCGGAATCAACACCGGTGTGGCTGGATTGGCTTGGCTCGCGCACAATCGAAGCAAGCGAGATATCCCCGCCGCAACCCCTGCTCCGGAGCCAGCCAAGGCGGCCAAACAAGAATCCAATCCGCCATCGCCCAGCCGCGTGCCATGGCTACTGTTGGCCTCTGCGTTGGTGACGGGGCTTTCTTCTTTCTTCTACGAGATCGGATGGATCCGCTATCTGGCCTTGTTGTTGGGCTCTTCCACTCATGCCTTCGATTTGATGGTATCAGCGTTCATTCTGGGCTTGGCCGGTGGCGCCTGGACCGTCCACCGAAACCCTTCGTGGAATTTGACCAAAACCTTGATCGTGGCCCAGATCTGCATGGCGGGCGCCGCCGTGATCGGGGTGGTTGCCTACGAGCCCATCTTCCGGGCGGCCAATGAGCTAAATGGGCTTTTCGTGCGATCGGCAGGCGAATACCCTCTTTACACCGCCACTCGATACCTTTTTTGTCTTTTGGTAATGCTACCCGCTTCGTGGTTTGCGGGCATGACTCTCCCCTTGATTTGCCGACTTTTGCTGGCCTCTGGCCATGACGAATCGACCACTGGCAAAGTCTATGCATGGAATACACTGGGGGCGATCGTGGGTGCGGCCATCGGTGGACTTGTGTTGATGCCCATGGTGGGCCTGTTCAGACTAGTGGGTGTGGGAGCGGCTATCGACTTGGCGTTAGCGCTACTGCTCCTCTACAAATTGATACCGCAGCGTTCACGCGTATTGACCTCCCTCGCATGCGTGTCGTTTGGTTTGGTGCTCTGGAGTTTGGTGATCGAGCCAAAGAACCACATCGTAGCTTCGGGACTATTTCGAAGTTATGCCAAATTTCGAGCTCCGGAAGCTGATTCCATGATCCATGGGCGGACAGCGAGCATTCGAATCTTGAGACACAAAAACCTCGTAGTCCTGAGTACTAACGGAAAATCAGATGCGTCACTCTATCTATCCTCTCGCGACTCAGGCCTATCCGATGCCATGACGCAACTGATGGGAGGATGGATCGGACGAGCCTATTCTACGGACAAATTCCGCGCTGCGATGATCGGCATGGGAAGCGGTCAGACAGCGAACACTGTCCTCCAAGATTCTAGGTGCACGTCTCTGGACCTGATCGAAATTGAACCCGCCGTTTACGAATTATCGCGTTGGTTTATGCCAGCGAATCGGCTTGTATACGAAGATCCGCGCATCAAAGTTCACTTCCAGGATGCACGCATTTTCTTCGCTCGACAGCAGTCGCCCTATGACCTAGTCATATCGGTGCCATCCAACCCCTGGGTCAGCGGAGTTTCCAGCTTGTTCACTGATGAGTTTTACTCTGAAATGAAAAACAAGCTCGCCAAATCTGGTGTTTTTGTTCAATGGTTCCATATCTACGGCACCAACGACAAGGTGGCACTTTCTGTCCTGAAGACCGTTCGGAAGAATTTCGAGCACGTCATGGTGGTCTCTCTGCCCAACCCAGTTGATTTTTACATCGTCGCCTCTCCGAGCCCATTCACCTCAAAGCCAAAATTGACCGGAGTCATCGATTCTGTATATCTCGAATCAAACTTCATGTCTCGAGGTGATTTCGGCGGCGGACTTGAGACCATCCACAGCGAAGCAATCGACCTAGCCACCGCTTCCGCTCCAATCAATTCTGAATTTCAGCCTTTTGTCGACAATGAAGCGGAGCGAGCCTTTTTCCTGCACGAACAATCCGTATTTCTTTCACAAATCGATGCGGGATCCATTTCCATCGATGCGGTTTCCCGCAGTCAAATTCCTTTGGACATCTTTGCGAGCCGCGGACGTCGATCCCTGTTGGCGCGTTCGATCGATCTCGAGCCGAAATTCAAGGAGCTAGACCTGCTTCTTTCCAAGCGAGACTCTGTGAATCGAGAGGAAAAGGCCGAGATCTTTCTAAAGTTCCGAACCGAGGTGCCTGCGTGGACTTGGGCCATCCCGCAGATCAAAGTTGCCTCTGAGGCATTTCAGCGCAGCTTGGATTCCACGAGAGACTCCTCAGCGGAAGCCTCCTTGTTCCGCTGGTGGTCCTACACTAATCAGCTCAAACACGATTCCGGAGCGCTCCATTTCTATCGCGCACTGGGTGGCCTGCCGAGCAGTCTCACCCTGGAAAACATCCGCGACATCTACGCCTACCTCATCATTTCAGATGACTTTCAAAAGGCCAGGATCATTCGGGAATCGCTGCTCAAGCAGAACCCCAAGATTGAGGAAAGAATTGATTTTGCGATCCTGGGCAGACTCCTAACGAAAAGAGCAGGGGCACAGACAATCATCTCCCCTGCCAAATAG